The genomic interval TTGTTTTTTCTCGCAACATTTATCTGTGTTTGGTGCAACTGGTGTCTTTTCAGTTTTAGCCTTAAGAAACTCCTCCAATCTTTCCTTATCTTCTTTCATTTTTTCCTCGGGGATTTTATCTATAACGGATAGGATAAGGAGTCTCTTAAACATATCAGAATCGTCTATCCGGTAGTGCATCCATTTGCCCTGCTTTCTGTCCTTCACCAATCCTGCCTTTTTCAATACACCAAGATGAAAGGATACCTTCGGCTGTATCATGTCAAAGGCAGCTACTATATCGCATACACAGAGTTC from Pseudomonadota bacterium carries:
- a CDS encoding metalloregulator ArsR/SmtB family transcription factor, with product MKELLNIFKALSDETRLRIMKLLERGELCVCDIVAAFDMIQPKVSFHLGVLKKAGLVKDRKQGKWMHYRIDDSDMFKRLLILSVIDKIPEEKMKEDKERLEEFLKAKTEKTPVAPNTDKCCEKKQGDKYEKLA